The genomic DNA CACGATATCTGGCCACTTCGGGTGATGTCATCTGCCGTTTCGCAGCCACGAGAAGCGTGGGTAGTTCCTCTTCCCCGGGGGCCGGCCGATCCGACATCACTGCACTTCTTCCAGTGACTTCGCTGACGAAATGTTCCCTGGACTGCGGATCGCTCCATCCAGCAGCATGAAGTGAGAATTGATCCGGTAGCTCCTCGTCCTGGAGGCGCTTAGCTTCTATTTCGTCGGTGATGACAAGGGCAGCGGTGGGGGTGATGATGATTTCTGCAATGCCGGTCTCCGCTGCAAGCAGCACGTTACTGGACCCGCCTCCCGTGGCCCAGGCGAACCAGTCGATGCCACGCAGGCGGACAGTACGCCCCTTCGCCAGCCTGCGCACAAGGTCGAGTTTGCGGATGACTTCATCCCGGCGTGCCTCGGATTTCACAACGATACCGCCACGTCCTGAAGCTCGCGGGCCTTCTGTTCGGGCAGGGCATCGTTTGCAAACATCCCGGCTGCCAGTTCGGTTCCTGCCAGAAACTTCAGCCGGTCGCTGCTTCGGTAGGGTGGATAGAACTCGGCATGAAGATGCGATTCAGGGTGCGGCTCCCCATCCGATGGCGCTTGATACCATGCCATCAGGTAAGGGAAGGAACGCTGCCACAGTCCGTCGTACTTCAGGAGGGTAGTCTTCAGCGCTCTTGCGAGATCTGCCCGGACCTCCGGGCGCAGCTTTGCGAATTCGGGCACTGCCTGAATCGGGGCCACCCATACCTCATAAGGATATCGCGCCCATGCCGGGACGAAGGAGACAGCATGCTCCCCTCTGTAGAGGAGTCGGGCTCCATCCTTCAGCTCCGCCAGAATCAGCTCCTGCAGGAGAGGCTGCCCTGTGCTGCGGTAATGGGCGGCTTCATGGGAGTTCATCCGCTGCGGTACCGGCGGCACGAACGGGTATGCGTATATCTGCCCATGGGGGTGATGTAGCGTCACCCCCACCTCGACCCCTTTGTTTTCGAAGGGCAGAACGTACTTGATGCCTCTGTTGGCCGCCAGGGCTCTGGTGCGTTCGCCCCATACCTCAAACAGCAGCTCCATGTGATCTAGCGTCAGTGTCGCCAGCGTCACTTTGGGGTTCTGTGTAAAGACGACGACTTCACATTTGCCGGCAGCTGGAAGCGTGTCCACGATTGACGGAGGAGGATCGTGAGCCGACAGGCTCAAAGAAGGGAAACGGTTGTCGAAAACGGCTATGTCGTAATCTCCTTCAGGCAATTCAGTCGGGTTTTTCGGATCGGTTGTGGGAGCAAGCGGATTGTATTCGGGAGGAGGCATGAAAGTGCGCCCCTGCCGATAGGCGGCGTAGGCTACCCACTCCCCCCGCAGCGGATGCCAGCGCAGATGCGGGTTTGCCGTCAGCGGCTCCCGATCCGGACTCGGGGCTTCCAGCCCGCGAGGAATCGGCCTCCGGCTATAGAGGGTCAGGCTGCGTCCGTCGGTCTTGGTCAGGTCCTGTATGTAAAGCATGGCGACCTCGCTCAGATCAGGTGAGATTCAGACCGATTCCCAGTACAGAGCTCCCGGCTCAATTTTCCCACGAACAGCGGTATAGATCCGTTCGATCGGAATCTTGGGCGTCCGGTCTGCATAGAGAAGCCCGTTTGCTTCCTGAAAAGTATCTGCGAACTGCGTATAGCAGAAGCCGCTGAACATGCCGGTGGTGCGGGCGACTTCGATGAGAGAGAGTGTCTGGGCTTCGAACTCTTCAATTGAATCCCGTCGCACGTAACCCCATGCTTTCTTGTGGAACTCGTCTTCTTCCCGTGCGTAGGCAACTCCACCGAATTCCGTGAGGATGATCGGCTGACCCCGGTGCGGGAAGCCGTCGAGGGTCAATATCCTGCCTCCAGGGCGGCGCCGGTCGAAGAGTTCTTCCGGCTTTACCTGCGGGCCGTAGCGCTCCCGCAGCGTAACGTGGTTGCTATCGTAGTCATGAATGCCGATGATGTCGGTGGCCGAACTCTCCCATCCGTCATTGCCGATTACGGGCCTCGTGGGGTCGAGGGTCTTAGTCAGGTAGTAGAGTGCATGAACAGCGTCCCGATGGGCCTGTGTAGCAGTAAGATCCGGAACCCCCCATGACTCGTTGAAAGGGACCCATACGATTATGCATGGGTGGCTGAAGTCCCGCTCGATGGCCTCTATCCATTCCCGCATGAGGCGTTTCATGGAGCGGGTGGTGAACCGGTAGGCGCTCGGCATTTCATCCCAAACCACCAGGCCGAGGGTGTCCGCCCAGAAGAGGTACCGTGGGTCTTCCAGCTTCTGGTGTTTGCGGACGCCGTTGAACCCCATTGCTTTCGCCAGTTCGACATCCCGCCGAAGAGCCTCGTCCGACGGGGCCGTCATGAGCGTGTCTGGCCAGTACCCCTGATCGAGAACGAGGCGAAGCTGGTAGGGACGGCCGTTGAGGAGGAACCTGTCCCGATGCACCCTTACGGAGCGTAGCGCCGAGTAGGACGTTACCTCGTCGATTACGGTACAATCACGCA from Geobacter sp. DSM 9736 includes the following:
- the galT gene encoding galactose-1-phosphate uridylyltransferase; the encoded protein is MLYIQDLTKTDGRSLTLYSRRPIPRGLEAPSPDREPLTANPHLRWHPLRGEWVAYAAYRQGRTFMPPPEYNPLAPTTDPKNPTELPEGDYDIAVFDNRFPSLSLSAHDPPPSIVDTLPAAGKCEVVVFTQNPKVTLATLTLDHMELLFEVWGERTRALAANRGIKYVLPFENKGVEVGVTLHHPHGQIYAYPFVPPVPQRMNSHEAAHYRSTGQPLLQELILAELKDGARLLYRGEHAVSFVPAWARYPYEVWVAPIQAVPEFAKLRPEVRADLARALKTTLLKYDGLWQRSFPYLMAWYQAPSDGEPHPESHLHAEFYPPYRSSDRLKFLAGTELAAGMFANDALPEQKARELQDVAVSL
- a CDS encoding glycoside hydrolase family 2 protein, with the translated sequence MDYPRPQLQRSDWISLNGIWRFKFDDEAHYGLPADIKEWPQKIEVPFAPECSRSGIGDTGFHRVCWYQRDLAFELPTQGRTLLHFGAVDYLAHVWVNDMLVGRHRGGHTPFTADITHALDRNGKQQITVRVEDDPEDLEKPRGKQDWKLDPHSIWYYRTTGIWQTVWLENVPETYIRRLRWTPHLERWEIGFEAFIYGPIADEMEVFVKLTRGEQVLVQDSYKVISGEVHRRIALSDPGIEDFRNDLLWSPEHPTIINAEIKLMRDCTVIDEVTSYSALRSVRVHRDRFLLNGRPYQLRLVLDQGYWPDTLMTAPSDEALRRDVELAKAMGFNGVRKHQKLEDPRYLFWADTLGLVVWDEMPSAYRFTTRSMKRLMREWIEAIERDFSHPCIIVWVPFNESWGVPDLTATQAHRDAVHALYYLTKTLDPTRPVIGNDGWESSATDIIGIHDYDSNHVTLRERYGPQVKPEELFDRRRPGGRILTLDGFPHRGQPIILTEFGGVAYAREEDEFHKKAWGYVRRDSIEEFEAQTLSLIEVARTTGMFSGFCYTQFADTFQEANGLLYADRTPKIPIERIYTAVRGKIEPGALYWESV